A stretch of Lutra lutra chromosome 9, mLutLut1.2, whole genome shotgun sequence DNA encodes these proteins:
- the HRH3 gene encoding histamine H3 receptor — MERTPPDGPLNASGALAGEAAAAGGARGFSAAWTAVLAALMALLIVATVLGNALVMLAFVADSSLRTQNNFFLLNLAISDFLVGAFCIPLYVPYVLTGRWPFSRGLCKLWLVVDYLLCTSSVFNIVLISYDRFLSVTRAVSYRAQQGDTRRAVQKMVLVWVLAFLLYGPAILSWEYLSGGSSIPEGHCYAEFFYNWYFLITASTLEFFTPFLSVTFFNLSIYLNIQRRTRVRLDGVRDPEPAPDAQSSPPAAAPGCWGCRHKGRGEAMPLHRYGVGVGEAAPGTEAGEVALGGGSGGGAAASPTSSSGSSSRGTERPRSLKRGSKPSASSASLEKRMKMVSQSITQRFRLSRDKKVAKSLAVIVSIFGLCWAPYTLLMIIRAACHGHCVPDYWYETSFWLLWANSAVNPVLYPLCHYSFRRAFTKLLCPQKLKVQPHSSLERCWK, encoded by the exons ATGGAGCGCACGCCGCCCGACGGGCCGCTGAACGCGTCGGGGGCGCTGGCGGGCGAGGCGGCGGCTGCAGGCGGGGCGCGCGGCTTCTCCGCCGCCTGGACCGCGGTGCTGGCCGCGCTCATGGCGCTGCTTATCGTGGCCACGGTGCTCGGCAACGCGCTGGTCATGCTCGCTTTCGTGGCCGACTCGAGCCTCCGCACCCAGAACAACTTCTTTCTGCTCAACCTCGCCATCTCCGACTTCCTCGTGG GGGCCTTCTGCATCCCACTCTATGTGCCCTACGTGCTGACTGGCCGCTGGCCCTTTAGCCGGGGTCTCTGCAAACTGTGGCTGGTGGTGGACTATCTGCTCTGCACGTCCTCTGTCTTCAACATCGTGCTCATCAGCTACGACCGCTTCCTGTCGGTCACCCGCGCC GTGTCCTACCGGGCCCAGCAGGGCGACACACGGCGGGCAGTGCAGAAGATGGTGCTGGTGTGGGTCCTGGCCTTCCTGCTGTACGGGCCTGCCATCCTGAGCTGGGAGTACCTGTCGGGGGGCAGCTCCATCCCAGAGGGCCACTGCTATGCCGAGTTCTTCTACAACTGGTACTTCCTCATCACGGCCTCCACACTCGAGTTCTTCACGCCCTTCCTCAGCGTCACTTTCTTCAACCTGAGCATCTACCTGAACATCCAGAGGCGCACCCGCGTCCGGCTGGATGGGGTGCGGGACCCCGAGCCCGCACCTGATGCCCAGTCCTCGCCCCCAGCGGCTGCGCCCGGCTGCTGGGGCTGCCGGCACAAGGGGCGAGGGGAGGCCATGCCACTGCATAGGTACGGGGTCGGGGTGGGTGAGGCAGCCCCTGGCACTGAGGCCGGGGAGGTGGCCCTCGGGGGCGGCAGCGGTGGGGGCGCCGCGGCCTCGCCCACCTCCAGCTCCGGCAGCTCCTCCCGGGGCACAGAGCGGCCGCGCTCGCTCAAGCGGGGCTCCAAGCCCTCGGCGTCCTCTGCATCCCTGGAGAAGCGCATGAAGATGGTGTCCCAGAGCATCACCCAGCGCTTCCGGCTGTCGCGGGACAAGAAGGTGGCCAAGTCGCTGGCCGTCATCGTGAGCATCTTCGGGCTCTGCTGGGCCCCGTACACACTCCTGATGATTATCCGGGCCGCCTGCCATGGCCACTGCGTCCCTGACTACTGGTATGAGACATCCTTCTGGCTGCTGTGGGCCAACTCCGCTGTCAACCCTGTCCTCTACCCGCTGTGCCACTACAGTTTCCGACGAGCCTTTACCAAGCTGCTCTGCCCCCAGAAGC